Genomic segment of Calditrichota bacterium:
CGTTTGGCCATGCTCAAGGCAAAGGTTAATCTTAGCGAAGCGCAGAGACGCCTGATTGGGGTGCAAAAAGATCTGGATGTTGCGGAGTCTGTTTTGCGTGAGGTTTTAGGCCTGAAAAACAATGATTTGAAAAAAATTGTTTTATCGGATTCAATTCCTGATAAGATTAAAATCATTTCATATAAAGAATTAAAAAGATTTTTACCAGATCACCCGGCAATCCGGGCGGCGCAAAGTTCCAAAATATCATCTTTAAATGCCAAACGTTTGGCTTATGCTGGTTTCCTGCCGCAGATTTCCTTTTCGTACTTTAACCAGGAAATCGACAAAACCGATTACAAAGGCGGAGAGATTAGTTTGTCTTTGCCCTTGTGGTTTATGGGACAGAAAGGACGCGTTCAGTACGCCAAAGCGCAACTGGAAATAGCAGACCAAATGCTAATCTCGGAGGAGCTGCGTTTACAGAGAAAATTCGACCAGGCAACGGCGAATTTAGAAAAGGCTACCAACGAGGTAACCCTGTACCAAACAAATTTATTGAGTGAAGCAGAAGAAGTTTTTCGCATCGCCCAGGAAAGCTATCGTGTAGGAGAAATCGGCTACTTGCAATTTATTGATGCACAGCAAACATTGATTCAAACACGGGCAGGTTATTTACAATCATTAAGAAATTATCAAATCGAAATTGCTCATTTGGAAAAACTGGTAGGAGTAGAATTATGAAACGTACATTCTTGACATTTAAATTCAATCGAATTACATTGTTGATGTTGGGGCTTTTTATTTTCGGTTGTGGGGGAGAAGACGATAAGCGAACGGAAGTGGAACATAATAGCAATGAACATAATGATGAGATTGTCCTATCAGCAGAGATCGCCAGAGAAGTAGGAATAGAAGTGGGAACTCCGCAGCGGACGACTATCCGTCAGTCGTTTACTGCTCAGGGCAAAGTAGTAGTCAATCCTGATTTCGTTGCTCATCTGAATAGTCTGGTACCCGGCCGGCTGCGTAAAATTTATGTTCAAATTGGTGACTATGTGAAAAAAGGGCAGCCATTATTTGAGCTT
This window contains:
- a CDS encoding TolC family protein codes for the protein MNKLFMIVLLLISQLSSAYAQETFSLSLEEAKKIALQNNPFYQMKRKNIDYQKGIYWAEMTPENPEIGIEVEEIPKNKSYTSYGEKRLVFSQSLDFPTNYIFRHKLLRAEIQQKYFNLQEFERELSFQVKDAYFTMLMQQGLVELSRQNLKLSQDFFDRAKQSYELGDSDRLAMLKAKVNLSEAQRRLIGVQKDLDVAESVLREVLGLKNNDLKKIVLSDSIPDKIKIISYKELKRFLPDHPAIRAAQSSKISSLNAKRLAYAGFLPQISFSYFNQEIDKTDYKGGEISLSLPLWFMGQKGRVQYAKAQLEIADQMLISEELRLQRKFDQATANLEKATNEVTLYQTNLLSEAEEVFRIAQESYRVGEIGYLQFIDAQQTLIQTRAGYLQSLRNYQIEIAHLEKLVGVEL